One Takifugu rubripes chromosome 19, fTakRub1.2, whole genome shotgun sequence genomic window carries:
- the LOC101072742 gene encoding myc proto-oncogene protein-like yields the protein MLQNFSQSQNWLFSEPLFFDDEIYESMSLMDFQSLPTPPQSPPMKAGAAGSNPLSKEDQLSYVSNILLEDQDMQLNWTCDFFQPEGKEKDELSDPCSPEEDSSEECLWQCLAGDRTLEEKLVLGSSPLLPEMNTGIFEGMADSMLDCQSLMNTQEQPSEATSDYGSTGGELSTYSSSDSEEEIDVVTVVRCPSSPCPLPSAADLRVHRQKLEEEQRALERHNIEIQLQHNYAAPRPASPPPSNVCSKRPRGGDSSSRFSASVRSSAALSSRFHHHSSMETEDEEERRRTHNVMERQRRNELKNCFTRLRDIVPELCHNDKASKVVILKKARDYIYGLEDKAHILETKRNKLRVKQQDLKARLEQLRS from the exons ATGTTGCAAAACTTTAGTCAATCGCAAAATTGGCTTTTTTCTGAGCCACTGTTCTTTGATGACGAGATCTACGAGTCTATGAGTTTAATGGACTTCCAGTCACTGCCAACACCCCCACAGTCCCCCCCAATGAAGGCTGGGGCTGCTGGCAGCAATCCTTTATCAAAAGAGGACCAACTGAGCTACGTCTCCAACATTTTATTGGAAGACCAAGACATGCAGCTCAACTGGACCTGTGACTTCTTCCAGCCGGAGGGGAAAGAGAAGGATGAGCTCAGTGACCCCTGCTCccctgaggaggacagcagtGAGGAATGCCTGTGGCAGTGCCTGGCAGGTGACAGAACTCTGGAAGAGAAGCTGGTGCTTGGCTCCAGCCCACTATTACCTGAAATGAACACCGGCATCTTTGAGGGGATGGCTGACTCCATGCTGGACTGTCAAAGTCTGATGAACACCCAGGAGCAGCCCAGCGAGGCTACGTCGGACTATGGATCAACTGGTGGCGAGCTGTCCACGTACTCATCCAGTGACTCTG AGGAAGAAATTGATGTGGTGACGGTGGTGCGCTGCCCCTCGAGTCCCTGCCCGCTTCCCTCCGCGGCCGACCTGCGCGTCCATCGGCAAAagctggaagaggagcagcgAGCTCTGGAGCGTCACAACATTGAgatccagctgcagcacaacTATGCCGCGCCCCGTCCGGCGTCGCCCCCTCCGTCAAACGTGTGCAGCAAACGGCCAAGGGGGGGCGACAGCTCATCGCGCTTCTCCGCTTCTGTGCGCAGCTCGGCCGCGTTGTCGTCGCGATTCCATCACCACTCTTCTATGGAAaccgaggatgaggaggaacgtCGGCGTACGCACAATGTGATGGAGCGACAACGGCGCAACGAACTCAAGAACTGCTTCACCCGTCTCCGCGACATCGTGCCAGAGCTGTGTCACAACGACAAGGCTTCCAAAGTGGTGATACTGAAGAAGGCGCGCGACTACATCTATGGCCTGGAGGACAAGGCTCACATACTGGAAACTAAAAGGAACAAACTCCGAGTGAAACAACAGGACCTGAAAGCCAGACTAGAGCAGCTGCGCTCTTGA